Proteins found in one Hypericibacter terrae genomic segment:
- the narI gene encoding respiratory nitrate reductase subunit gamma produces MTDYLNLILFGLYPYIALSVFLIGSLIRFDREQYSWRSGSSQLLRARQLRWGSNLFHVGVLFILAGHVVGLLTPHQLYTLVITVEAKQMLAIVSGGTAGVFCFIGLTMLIHRRLFDPRIRKTSSVMDIVILLMIWAQLVLGLITLPFSLQHADGSVMLRLSEWAQRIVTFRGGAADQILGLAWPYQLHLVMGMTLFLLFPFSRLVHIWSAPVGYLFRNYQVVRRRDAGRDLAVRRGRPV; encoded by the coding sequence ATGACCGACTATCTCAATCTGATCCTGTTCGGCCTTTATCCCTATATCGCGCTCAGCGTGTTCCTGATCGGCAGCCTGATCCGGTTCGACCGCGAGCAGTATTCCTGGCGGTCGGGCTCGAGCCAGTTGCTGCGCGCCCGGCAGCTGCGCTGGGGGTCCAATCTTTTCCATGTCGGCGTGCTCTTCATTCTCGCCGGCCATGTCGTCGGCCTGCTGACGCCCCACCAGCTCTACACGCTCGTCATCACCGTCGAGGCCAAGCAGATGCTGGCCATCGTCTCCGGCGGGACGGCCGGCGTGTTTTGCTTCATCGGCCTCACCATGCTGATCCATCGCCGGCTGTTCGATCCGCGCATCCGGAAGACCAGTTCGGTCATGGATATCGTCATCCTGCTGATGATCTGGGCGCAACTGGTGCTGGGGCTGATCACGCTGCCCTTCTCGCTCCAGCACGCCGACGGCTCGGTGATGCTGCGGCTCTCTGAATGGGCGCAGCGCATCGTCACCTTCCGCGGCGGCGCGGCCGACCAGATTCTCGGCCTCGCCTGGCCCTATCAGCTTCACCTGGTCATGGGCATGACCTTGTTCCTGCTCTTTCCCTTCTCCCGGCTGGTGCATATCTGGAGCGCGCCGGTCGGCTACCTCTTCCGGAACTATCAGGTGGTGCGGCGGCGCGATGCCGGCCGTGATCTGGCGGTCCGCCGCGGGAGGCCGGTATGA
- the narH gene encoding nitrate reductase subunit beta, producing MKVRAQIAMVLNLDKCIGCHTCSVTCKNVWTSREGVEYAWFNNVETKPGIGYPKDWENQDRWQGGWRRKRNGKIEPRLGSRWRILAKIFANPQLPQIDDYYEPFTFDYEHLHTAPEMQAMPVARPVSLITGERMEKIEWGPNWEEILGTEFAKRSRDKNFENLQKEIYGQFENTFMFYLPRLCEHCLNPSCVASCPSGSIYKREEDGIVLIDQDKCRGWRMCVSACPYKKIYYNWQSGKAEKCIFCYPRIEVGEPTVCSETCVGRIRYLGVLLYDADRIQEVASVERETDLYRKQLEIFLDPSDPKVIEQARADGVPEAWLEAARRSPTYKLAIDWRVAFPLHPEYRTLPMVWYVPPLSPIQAAADAGKIAMADEIPDVRSLRIPVKYLANLLTAGDEAPVIMALERMAAMRVFMRGRHVEATENVSVLERVGMTKAQVEEMYRYMAIANYEDRYVIPTAHREYAENAFDLKSSCGFTFGNGCSDSSEGVSIFGGRKQKARNPMEVR from the coding sequence ATGAAGGTGCGAGCGCAGATCGCGATGGTGCTGAATCTGGACAAATGTATCGGCTGCCATACCTGTTCGGTTACCTGCAAGAATGTCTGGACCTCCCGGGAAGGCGTCGAATACGCCTGGTTCAACAATGTCGAGACCAAGCCCGGCATCGGCTATCCCAAGGACTGGGAGAACCAGGACCGCTGGCAGGGCGGCTGGCGGCGCAAGCGCAACGGCAAGATCGAGCCGCGTCTCGGCAGCCGCTGGCGTATCCTGGCGAAGATCTTCGCCAATCCGCAGCTGCCGCAGATCGACGATTACTACGAGCCCTTCACCTTCGACTACGAGCACCTCCATACCGCGCCCGAGATGCAGGCCATGCCGGTCGCACGGCCGGTTTCGCTCATCACGGGCGAGCGGATGGAGAAGATCGAGTGGGGGCCGAATTGGGAGGAGATCCTCGGTACCGAGTTCGCCAAGCGCTCACGCGACAAGAACTTCGAGAACCTGCAGAAGGAGATCTACGGGCAATTCGAGAACACCTTCATGTTCTACCTGCCGCGGCTGTGCGAGCACTGCCTCAATCCGAGCTGTGTCGCCTCCTGTCCGTCGGGCTCGATCTACAAGCGCGAGGAAGACGGCATCGTCCTGATCGACCAGGACAAGTGCCGCGGTTGGCGCATGTGCGTATCGGCCTGCCCCTACAAGAAGATCTATTACAACTGGCAGTCGGGGAAGGCCGAGAAGTGCATCTTCTGCTATCCGCGCATCGAGGTCGGCGAGCCGACCGTCTGCTCCGAGACCTGCGTCGGCCGCATCCGCTATCTCGGCGTGCTGCTTTACGACGCCGACCGCATCCAGGAGGTGGCGAGCGTCGAGCGCGAGACGGATCTCTATCGCAAGCAGCTCGAGATCTTCCTCGACCCCAGCGACCCGAAGGTCATCGAGCAGGCGCGGGCCGACGGGGTGCCGGAAGCCTGGCTCGAGGCGGCGCGCCGCTCGCCGACCTACAAGCTCGCGATCGATTGGCGGGTGGCCTTTCCGCTGCATCCGGAATACCGGACCTTGCCCATGGTCTGGTACGTGCCGCCGCTCTCGCCGATCCAGGCGGCGGCCGACGCCGGCAAGATCGCCATGGCGGACGAGATCCCGGATGTCCGGTCGTTGCGGATTCCGGTCAAGTATCTCGCCAATCTCCTGACCGCGGGCGACGAGGCGCCGGTGATCATGGCGCTGGAGCGCATGGCGGCGATGCGCGTCTTCATGCGCGGCCGGCATGTGGAGGCGACCGAAAACGTCTCGGTGCTCGAGCGGGTCGGCATGACCAAGGCACAGGTCGAGGAGATGTATCGGTATATGGCGATCGCCAACTACGAGGACCGCTACGTCATCCCGACCGCGCACCGCGAATATGCCGAGAACGCCTTCGATCTGAAAAGCAGCTGCGGCTTCACCTTCGGCAATGGCTGTTCGGACTCCAGCGAGGGCGTGTCGATCTTCGGCGGCCGCAAGCAGAAGGCCCGCAATCCGATGGAGGTACGCTGA
- a CDS encoding peptidylprolyl isomerase — protein sequence MTMRINGAEISEAAIFAEMQYHPAATVAEAQRLASEALAVKELLAQEALSRGFGDGAEAIDALLAAAVPLAMPSDAACRSFYESQADRFRSNDLIEGEHILIAADPEDEEARAAAKLKAEGLLAQIQADPSRFADLAREHSDCPSKANGGNLGQITRGATVPEFETYLFSLEEGELCPVPVPSRYGFHIARLRHRAKGRTLPFEHVREQIADYLSEQTWRQDVSRFIAALAAAADLDGVELGSQEGSAAGPIANQA from the coding sequence ATGACCATGCGCATCAACGGCGCCGAGATCTCCGAAGCCGCGATCTTCGCGGAGATGCAATACCATCCGGCGGCCACGGTCGCCGAGGCCCAGCGCCTCGCCAGCGAGGCGCTGGCGGTGAAGGAACTCCTGGCGCAGGAGGCGCTCTCTCGCGGGTTCGGAGACGGTGCCGAGGCGATCGATGCGCTCCTGGCGGCGGCGGTCCCGCTCGCGATGCCGAGCGATGCCGCCTGCCGGTCCTTCTATGAATCGCAGGCCGACCGCTTTCGCTCGAACGATCTGATCGAGGGAGAGCATATCCTGATCGCGGCCGACCCCGAGGACGAGGAGGCGCGGGCCGCGGCCAAGCTCAAGGCCGAAGGCCTCCTGGCGCAGATCCAGGCCGATCCCTCGCGCTTCGCGGATCTGGCGCGCGAGCATTCGGATTGCCCCTCCAAGGCCAATGGCGGCAATCTCGGGCAGATCACCCGGGGTGCCACCGTGCCCGAATTCGAGACCTATCTCTTCAGTCTGGAAGAGGGCGAGCTCTGCCCGGTGCCCGTGCCCTCGCGTTACGGCTTTCACATCGCTCGTCTGCGCCATCGCGCCAAGGGCCGCACGCTGCCCTTCGAGCATGTACGGGAGCAGATCGCCGATTATCTCTCGGAGCAGACCTGGCGCCAGGATGTCAGCCGCTTCATTGCGGCCCTGGCGGCCGCCGCCGATCTCGACGGCGTCGAGCTTGGCAGCCAGGAGGGGTCGGCTGCAGGCCCGATCGCGAACCAGGCCTGA
- a CDS encoding MFS transporter, which produces MTGVAEVGIAAKREQNRALVLSTTAFTVCFAVWTIFSIIGIRIKQELGLNDTEFGLLAGTPILTGSLIRLILGIWTDQYGGRLVFPVVMVAAAVATLLLTYADSYPLFLVAALGVGIAGGSFAVGIAYVSRWYPKEKQGTALGIFGMGNVGAAVTKFVAPFVMVAFGWVAVAQIWAAALVVMAAIFLIFAKDDPHLRERRLAGRKPVPIADQLQPLKKLQVWRFSLYYFFVFGAFVALALWLPHYYVGVYGLDIKAAGMLGAAYSIPASVFRAFGGVLADKYGARRVMYWTFSASVVCTFLLSYPATDYVVHGIEGPIAFTIAIGFVPFTVLTFVLGFFMSLGKAAVYKHIPVYYPDRVGSVGGIVGLIGGLGGFILPIAFGAMNDLVGVWTSCFMLLFVLVAIALTWMHFTIRHLERREHPDLGAARDLPELSGLKEAGAH; this is translated from the coding sequence ATGACGGGGGTCGCAGAGGTGGGCATCGCTGCGAAGCGCGAGCAGAACCGCGCCCTGGTCCTGAGCACCACGGCCTTCACCGTCTGCTTCGCCGTCTGGACGATTTTCTCGATCATCGGCATCCGGATTAAGCAGGAACTGGGTCTCAACGACACCGAGTTCGGCCTCCTGGCCGGCACCCCGATCCTGACGGGCTCGCTGATCCGGCTGATCCTCGGAATCTGGACCGATCAATATGGCGGCCGGCTGGTCTTCCCCGTGGTCATGGTCGCGGCCGCGGTCGCCACCCTGCTCCTGACCTATGCCGACAGTTACCCGCTCTTCCTGGTGGCGGCCTTGGGCGTCGGCATCGCGGGCGGGTCGTTCGCCGTCGGCATCGCCTATGTTTCGCGCTGGTACCCCAAGGAGAAGCAGGGCACCGCGCTCGGCATTTTCGGCATGGGCAATGTCGGGGCGGCCGTCACCAAGTTCGTGGCGCCCTTCGTCATGGTCGCGTTCGGCTGGGTGGCCGTCGCGCAGATCTGGGCGGCGGCGCTGGTCGTGATGGCCGCGATCTTCCTCATCTTCGCGAAAGACGATCCGCATCTGCGCGAACGCAGGCTTGCGGGACGCAAGCCGGTGCCGATCGCCGACCAGCTGCAGCCGCTGAAGAAGCTCCAGGTCTGGCGCTTCTCGCTCTACTACTTCTTCGTGTTCGGCGCCTTCGTCGCCTTGGCGCTGTGGCTTCCGCACTACTATGTCGGCGTCTACGGGCTCGACATCAAAGCGGCCGGCATGCTGGGCGCGGCCTATTCGATTCCCGCGTCGGTGTTCCGCGCCTTCGGCGGCGTCCTGGCGGACAAGTATGGCGCGCGGCGGGTCATGTACTGGACCTTCTCGGCCTCGGTCGTCTGCACCTTCCTGCTCTCCTATCCGGCGACCGACTATGTCGTCCATGGCATCGAGGGGCCGATCGCCTTCACCATCGCGATCGGGTTCGTTCCCTTCACGGTCCTGACTTTCGTGCTCGGCTTCTTCATGTCGCTGGGCAAGGCCGCCGTCTACAAGCATATCCCGGTCTATTACCCCGATCGCGTCGGTTCGGTCGGCGGCATCGTGGGGCTGATCGGCGGCCTCGGCGGCTTCATCCTTCCGATTGCGTTCGGCGCGATGAACGACCTGGTCGGAGTCTGGACCAGCTGTTTCATGCTGCTCTTCGTCCTGGTCGCGATCGCGCTGACCTGGATGCATTTCACCATCCGCCACCTCGAGCGTCGCGAGCATCCCGACCTGGGCGCCGCCCGGGACCTGCCTGAGCTGTCCGGCCTGAAGGAGGCCGGCGCGCATTGA
- a CDS encoding MFS transporter translates to MSMNSETLPLPGKSWLRRWNPEDHAFWETEGKGRAWRTLLITTVNLTLAFIVWFLVSALVVRLPGVGFQLSTSELFWLTAMPGLAGGSFRIVHTFLVPIYGTRNVVTFSTLSLLIPAVGWFYAVQDPTTPYWVLLLLAFLAGLGGGNFSSFMPSTSLFFPKRLQGTALAIQAGVGNFGVSVVQFLTPWLIGVALFGTLAGGSQSWTRQGVTKEVWLQNAALIYIPFILVFAVLAWLMLRSVPLRANFREQLDIFRMKHGFFMTLLYIMTFGTFSGLSAVFPMMIRQSYGSLEGGPDPLTYAFLGPLVGSIMRIAAGPLSDRFGGARVTQVSAAGLIVSAIGVTFFTESQSLADFPWFLGFMLALFFFSGIGNASTFKQMPMIFPPRQAAGVIGWTGAIAAYGPLAAGFMIGLSVAWFGTPNAFFYWAAFFYLVCLCINWWYYARKGAEKPC, encoded by the coding sequence ATGAGCATGAACTCGGAAACCCTTCCCCTGCCGGGCAAGAGCTGGCTGAGGCGCTGGAATCCGGAAGATCACGCGTTCTGGGAGACCGAGGGCAAGGGGCGCGCCTGGCGCACATTGTTGATCACCACCGTCAATCTGACGCTCGCCTTCATCGTCTGGTTCCTGGTGAGCGCGCTGGTCGTGCGCCTGCCCGGGGTCGGTTTCCAGCTTTCCACCTCCGAGCTCTTCTGGCTCACGGCCATGCCCGGCCTGGCTGGCGGGTCGTTCCGGATCGTTCACACATTCCTGGTGCCGATCTATGGCACGCGCAACGTCGTGACCTTCTCGACGCTGTCGCTGTTGATCCCCGCGGTCGGCTGGTTCTATGCCGTGCAAGACCCCACCACGCCCTACTGGGTCCTGCTGCTCCTGGCGTTCCTGGCGGGTCTCGGCGGCGGCAACTTCTCCTCCTTCATGCCCTCGACCAGCCTGTTCTTCCCGAAGCGCCTTCAGGGCACGGCCCTGGCGATCCAGGCCGGGGTGGGAAATTTCGGCGTCAGCGTGGTGCAGTTCCTGACGCCCTGGCTGATCGGCGTCGCGCTCTTCGGCACGCTTGCCGGCGGCTCGCAGTCCTGGACGCGGCAGGGCGTCACGAAGGAGGTATGGCTCCAGAACGCGGCGCTGATCTATATCCCCTTCATCCTGGTCTTCGCGGTGCTGGCCTGGCTGATGCTGCGCAGCGTGCCACTGCGGGCCAATTTCCGGGAGCAGCTCGATATCTTCCGCATGAAGCACGGCTTCTTCATGACGCTGCTCTACATCATGACCTTCGGCACCTTCTCGGGTCTCTCGGCGGTGTTTCCGATGATGATCCGGCAATCCTATGGCAGCCTCGAAGGCGGGCCGGATCCGCTGACCTATGCGTTTCTCGGGCCGCTGGTCGGCTCCATCATGCGCATCGCAGCAGGGCCCTTGAGCGACAGGTTCGGCGGCGCCCGGGTCACCCAGGTTTCGGCCGCCGGGCTGATCGTCTCCGCGATCGGCGTCACCTTCTTCACCGAGTCGCAGTCGCTGGCCGATTTTCCCTGGTTCCTCGGGTTCATGCTGGCGCTGTTCTTCTTCTCCGGCATCGGCAATGCCTCGACCTTCAAGCAGATGCCGATGATCTTCCCGCCGCGACAGGCGGCCGGCGTGATCGGCTGGACCGGCGCGATCGCCGCTTACGGACCCCTGGCCGCCGGCTTCATGATCGGCCTGTCGGTGGCCTGGTTCGGCACGCCCAACGCCTTCTTCTATTGGGCCGCCTTCTTCTATCTCGTCTGCCTCTGCATCAACTGGTGGTACTACGCGCGCAAGGGCGCGGAAAAACCCTGCTGA
- a CDS encoding nitrate reductase subunit alpha: MSHFLDRLMFFKRNVDTFSNDHGVVTNEGRGWEEGYRARWAHDRIVRSTHGVNCTGSCSWKIYVKGGIVTWETQQTDYPRTRPDLPNHEPRGCSRGASYSWYLYSANRIKYPMIRGRLLRMWRAAKAQHPDPVAAWKSIVENPEQAKDYKSIRGRGGFVRASWDEAQEIIAAANIHTIKTYGPDRVAGFSPIPAMSMISYAAGTRYLSLIGGVCLSFYDWYCDLPPSSPQTWGEQTDVPESADWYNSTFIMLWGSNVPQTRTPDAHFMTEVRYKGAKIVTVTPDYSEASKFGDIWLAPKQGTDAAMALAMGHVILKEFHLAGKSPYFTDYCRRYTDLPFLVRLEKQGDRLVAGRFVRASDFEGALGQTNNPDWKTVVIDEAGDRPAVPTGSVGFRWGEQGRWNLENRDGSSGSELKPRLSLIEGAHETVPVAFPYFGGRQHAHFQHTDHADVLVRNLPARKIKLKDGEALVATVFDLFCANYGIDRGLGGANAAKSYDEDLPYTPAWQERITGVPRERVIEVARAFADNAEKTKGRSMVILGAGVNHWYHGDMIYRGIINLLVLCGCVGQTGGGWSHYVGQEKLRPQTGWTPLAFALDWSRPPRQMNATSYFYAHTDQWRYEKLDVEEILSPLANGALKGSLIDFNVRAERMGWLPSAPQLEQNPLDVARAATQAGQEPPAYALSELKAGRLRLSCEDPDNPRNFPRNMFVWRSNLLGSSGKGHEYFLKHLLGAQHGVQGKDLGDEGGLKPLEVEWHEEAPSGKLDLLVTLDFRMSTTCMYSDIVLPTATWYEKHDLNTSDMHPFIHPLSAAVDPVWEARSDWEIFKGIAKRFSEICKGHLGIEKDLVTAPIMHDTPGELAQPFAPKDWGKGECEPVPGRTMPALITVERDYPNTYKKFTALGPLMTKIGNGGKGIGWNTETEIKFLTELNRAVTEEGITKGMPRIDSAMDAAEVILTLAPETNGQVAVKAWEALGKFTGRDHTHLARAREDDKLRFRDLQAQPRKIISSPTWSGLESEHVSYNAGYTNVHELIPWRTLTGRQQLYQDHPWMIAFGEGLCVYKPPIDTKTILPMLGKHSNGNPELVLNFITPHQKWGIHSTYTDNLLMLTLSRGGPIVWVSETDAKKAGIEDNDWIEAFNLNGALVARAVVSQRVPEGMVLMYHAQEKIVNVPGSEITQARGGIHNSVTRTCPKPTHMIGGYAQQSYGFNYHGTIGTNRDEFVVVRKMANVDWLDKPAVPPAQAAE, from the coding sequence ATGAGTCATTTCCTCGACCGCTTGATGTTCTTCAAGCGCAATGTCGATACCTTCTCGAACGACCACGGCGTCGTGACCAACGAGGGGCGCGGCTGGGAGGAGGGCTATCGCGCGCGCTGGGCGCATGATCGCATCGTCCGCTCCACGCACGGCGTCAACTGCACCGGCTCCTGCTCCTGGAAGATCTATGTGAAGGGCGGCATCGTCACCTGGGAGACGCAGCAGACCGACTATCCCCGGACGCGGCCCGATCTGCCCAATCACGAGCCGCGCGGCTGCTCGCGCGGCGCGAGCTACTCCTGGTACCTCTACAGCGCCAACCGCATCAAATACCCGATGATCCGCGGCCGCCTGCTGCGGATGTGGCGCGCGGCGAAAGCGCAGCATCCCGACCCGGTCGCGGCCTGGAAATCGATCGTCGAGAATCCCGAGCAGGCGAAGGACTACAAGTCCATCCGCGGCCGGGGCGGCTTCGTGCGCGCCTCCTGGGATGAAGCCCAGGAGATCATCGCCGCCGCCAACATCCACACGATCAAGACCTACGGGCCCGATCGCGTGGCGGGCTTCTCGCCGATTCCAGCCATGTCGATGATCTCCTACGCCGCCGGCACCCGCTATCTGTCGCTCATCGGCGGCGTTTGCCTCAGCTTCTACGACTGGTACTGCGACTTGCCGCCCTCCTCGCCGCAGACCTGGGGCGAGCAGACCGACGTGCCGGAAAGCGCCGACTGGTACAACTCGACCTTCATCATGCTGTGGGGCTCCAACGTGCCGCAAACGCGCACGCCCGACGCCCATTTCATGACCGAGGTGCGCTACAAGGGCGCCAAGATCGTCACCGTCACGCCGGATTATTCCGAGGCGTCGAAGTTCGGCGACATCTGGCTCGCCCCCAAGCAGGGCACCGACGCGGCGATGGCGCTGGCCATGGGCCATGTCATCCTCAAGGAATTCCATCTCGCCGGGAAAAGCCCTTATTTCACCGACTATTGCCGGCGCTATACCGACCTGCCTTTCCTGGTGCGGCTCGAGAAGCAGGGCGACCGTCTCGTGGCGGGACGTTTCGTCCGTGCGTCCGACTTCGAGGGCGCGCTCGGCCAGACCAACAACCCGGACTGGAAGACGGTCGTCATCGACGAGGCCGGGGATCGTCCCGCCGTTCCGACCGGCTCGGTCGGTTTCCGCTGGGGCGAGCAGGGGCGCTGGAATCTCGAGAACCGCGACGGCAGCTCCGGAAGCGAGCTCAAGCCGCGCCTCTCGCTGATCGAGGGCGCTCACGAAACCGTGCCGGTCGCCTTCCCCTATTTCGGCGGACGCCAGCACGCGCATTTCCAGCATACGGACCATGCCGACGTGCTGGTCCGCAATCTGCCGGCGCGAAAGATCAAACTCAAGGACGGCGAAGCGCTCGTTGCCACCGTCTTCGATCTCTTCTGCGCCAATTACGGCATCGATCGCGGTCTCGGCGGCGCCAATGCCGCCAAATCCTATGACGAGGACCTGCCCTACACGCCGGCCTGGCAGGAACGCATCACCGGCGTGCCTCGTGAGCGGGTGATCGAGGTCGCACGCGCCTTCGCGGATAATGCCGAGAAGACCAAGGGCCGCTCCATGGTGATCCTCGGTGCCGGCGTGAACCACTGGTATCACGGCGACATGATCTATCGCGGCATCATCAACCTGCTGGTCCTCTGCGGCTGTGTCGGCCAGACCGGCGGCGGCTGGTCGCATTATGTCGGGCAGGAGAAGCTGCGGCCGCAGACCGGCTGGACGCCGCTCGCCTTCGCGCTCGACTGGAGCCGTCCGCCGCGGCAGATGAACGCGACCTCCTACTTCTATGCGCATACCGACCAGTGGCGTTACGAGAAGCTGGATGTCGAGGAGATCCTGTCGCCGCTGGCGAACGGAGCGCTCAAGGGCAGCCTGATCGACTTCAACGTCCGGGCGGAACGCATGGGCTGGCTGCCCTCGGCACCGCAGCTTGAGCAGAATCCGCTCGACGTCGCGCGGGCGGCGACACAGGCCGGCCAGGAACCGCCGGCCTATGCCTTGTCGGAGCTCAAGGCCGGGCGGCTGCGCCTGTCCTGCGAGGATCCCGACAATCCCCGCAACTTCCCCCGCAACATGTTCGTCTGGCGCTCGAACCTGCTGGGGTCCAGCGGCAAGGGCCATGAATATTTCCTCAAGCATCTGCTGGGGGCCCAACATGGCGTGCAGGGCAAGGATCTGGGCGACGAGGGCGGCCTCAAGCCGCTCGAGGTGGAATGGCACGAGGAGGCGCCCAGCGGGAAGCTCGACCTGCTGGTGACGCTCGACTTCCGCATGTCGACCACCTGCATGTATTCCGACATCGTGCTGCCGACGGCGACCTGGTACGAGAAGCACGACCTCAACACCTCCGACATGCATCCCTTCATCCATCCGCTCTCGGCGGCGGTGGACCCGGTCTGGGAGGCCCGCAGCGACTGGGAGATCTTCAAGGGAATCGCCAAGCGCTTCTCGGAGATCTGCAAGGGGCATCTCGGCATCGAGAAGGACCTGGTGACGGCGCCGATCATGCACGACACGCCGGGCGAGCTGGCGCAGCCCTTCGCCCCCAAGGACTGGGGCAAGGGCGAATGCGAGCCGGTGCCGGGCAGGACCATGCCGGCGCTGATCACGGTCGAACGCGACTACCCCAACACCTACAAGAAGTTCACGGCGCTGGGCCCGCTCATGACCAAGATCGGCAACGGCGGCAAGGGCATCGGCTGGAACACCGAGACCGAGATCAAGTTCCTCACCGAGCTGAACCGTGCGGTGACGGAGGAGGGCATCACCAAGGGTATGCCGCGCATCGACAGCGCGATGGATGCGGCGGAGGTGATCCTGACCCTGGCGCCAGAGACGAACGGCCAGGTCGCGGTCAAGGCATGGGAGGCGCTGGGCAAGTTCACGGGCCGCGATCATACGCATCTGGCCAGGGCGCGGGAGGACGACAAGCTCCGTTTCCGCGATCTGCAGGCGCAGCCGCGCAAGATCATCTCCTCGCCGACCTGGTCGGGCCTCGAATCCGAGCATGTCAGCTACAACGCCGGCTACACCAACGTCCATGAGCTGATTCCCTGGCGCACGCTGACCGGCCGCCAGCAGCTCTATCAGGATCATCCCTGGATGATCGCATTCGGCGAAGGACTCTGCGTCTACAAGCCGCCGATCGACACCAAGACGATCCTGCCGATGCTGGGGAAGCATTCGAACGGCAACCCCGAACTGGTGCTGAACTTCATCACGCCGCACCAGAAATGGGGCATCCACAGCACCTATACCGACAATCTCCTCATGCTGACCTTGTCGCGCGGCGGGCCGATCGTCTGGGTCAGCGAGACCGACGCGAAGAAGGCCGGCATCGAGGACAATGACTGGATCGAGGCGTTCAATCTGAACGGCGCGCTCGTCGCCCGCGCGGTGGTCAGCCAGCGCGTGCCGGAAGGCATGGTGCTGATGTATCACGCGCAGGAGAAGATCGTGAACGTGCCCGGGAGCGAGATCACCCAGGCCCGGGGCGGCATCCACAACTCGGTCACGCGGACCTGCCCCAAGCCGACCCACATGATCGGCGGCTACGCGCAACAGTCCTACGGATTCAACTATCACGGCACCATCGGCACCAATCGCGACGAGTTCGTGGTGGTGCGCAAGATGGCGAATGTGGATTGGCTCGATAAGCCGGCGGTGCCTCCGGCGCAAGCCGCGGAATGA
- the narJ gene encoding nitrate reductase molybdenum cofactor assembly chaperone, producing MYACRILARLLTYPDPDFMAALPAIEGAILAEPAFGARERAGLLSLVRHLRSQDLIEVEEGYVGLFDRVRSLSLHLFEHVHGESRARGQAMVDLMQIYRRQGVELDVNELPDYLPVFLEFLSLLPKAQAIEMLDDAGNVLDALHGRLVKRGSAYATVFQALLTLAGRAPSEPPAELEDESPEAMDRAWEDQAVSFVGAESPQANAGCGKAQTILARMNQG from the coding sequence ATGTACGCCTGTCGAATCCTGGCGCGACTGCTCACTTATCCGGACCCGGACTTCATGGCGGCTTTGCCGGCAATCGAAGGCGCAATCCTGGCCGAACCGGCCTTCGGCGCGCGCGAGCGGGCGGGCCTGCTGTCGCTGGTGCGTCACCTGAGGAGCCAGGACCTGATCGAGGTCGAGGAAGGCTATGTCGGCCTCTTCGATCGTGTTCGCTCGCTGTCGCTGCATCTGTTCGAGCATGTGCATGGCGAATCGCGGGCCCGCGGCCAGGCGATGGTCGATCTGATGCAGATCTATCGCCGCCAGGGCGTCGAGCTCGACGTCAACGAGCTGCCGGATTACCTGCCGGTGTTCCTGGAGTTCCTGTCGCTGCTGCCCAAGGCCCAGGCCATCGAGATGCTCGACGATGCCGGCAATGTCCTCGACGCGCTGCATGGAAGGCTGGTCAAGCGGGGCAGCGCTTATGCGACGGTCTTCCAGGCGCTTCTGACCCTTGCCGGCCGCGCGCCGTCCGAGCCTCCCGCCGAGCTGGAGGATGAAAGCCCCGAGGCGATGGACCGCGCCTGGGAGGACCAGGCCGTCTCGTTTGTCGGCGCGGAGTCGCCTCAGGCGAATGCCGGCTGTGGCAAGGCGCAGACCATTCTCGCCCGCATGAACCAGGGTTGA
- a CDS encoding helix-turn-helix domain-containing protein — MDRLVSAAHAQNLAARSLLFDQGEAAAFLYVILSGRVGLVGRGMRDHEMVVEFFGPGDVFIIPAVTLELPLLMAARVLDDARIVLIPAAHVRDMIARDHAFASAVVRELSRHWRLLVTQIKDLKLRRAPQRLAAHLLSLPRSRSGELHLLEERQLIAQRLGMTPESLSRAFADLKRLGVTARGKHIVIADPAGLERFAAIDGAP; from the coding sequence GTGGACCGGCTCGTCAGCGCCGCCCATGCGCAGAACCTCGCCGCCAGATCGCTGCTCTTCGATCAGGGCGAAGCGGCGGCATTTCTCTATGTCATTCTATCGGGCCGGGTCGGGTTGGTGGGGCGCGGCATGCGGGATCACGAGATGGTCGTCGAATTCTTCGGTCCCGGCGATGTCTTCATCATACCGGCGGTCACGCTCGAGCTTCCCCTGCTGATGGCGGCGCGGGTCCTGGACGATGCGCGGATCGTCCTGATCCCGGCGGCGCATGTCAGAGACATGATTGCAAGGGACCATGCCTTCGCCTCGGCCGTGGTGCGCGAGCTTTCGCGCCATTGGCGCCTGCTGGTCACACAGATCAAGGATCTCAAGCTGCGCCGGGCGCCGCAGCGCCTCGCCGCCCACTTGCTGAGCCTGCCCCGCAGCCGCAGCGGCGAGCTTCATCTGCTGGAGGAGCGGCAGCTCATCGCGCAAAGACTCGGCATGACGCCGGAAAGCCTGTCACGGGCATTCGCCGACTTGAAGCGCTTGGGCGTCACGGCGCGAGGAAAGCATATCGTCATCGCCGACCCGGCGGGCCTGGAACGCTTCGCGGCGATTGACGGAGCCCCCTGA